The Bacillota bacterium genome has a window encoding:
- the trpB gene encoding tryptophan synthase subunit beta, producing the protein MPERAEPDARGRWGRFGGRYVPETLVPALDELERAYAEASADPDFLGEYRRLLAEYVGRPTPLTPARRLTAHYGRARIWLKREDLNHTGAHKINNALGQVLLAERMGKRRIIAETGAGQHGVATATACALRGLECTVYMGEEDVRRQRLNVYRMELLGARVVPVESGSRTLKDAINEAIRDWVTHVDSTHYVIGSVVGPHPYPRMVRDFQSVIGEETRRQMLEAVGKLPDFLVACVGGGSNAAGFFAPFYGDAEVRMIGVEAGGLGLETGRHAASLSGGSFGVLHGAATFVLQDEEGQVRPAYSVSAGLDYPGVGPEHAFYRESGRAEYVAVPDGEALAAAERLSRLEGILPALESAHALAYLERLMPATRPDQDVVVNLSGRGDKDVEILLAAGLGRDAEAGRGVVA; encoded by the coding sequence GTGCCCGAACGGGCGGAGCCTGACGCGCGCGGGCGCTGGGGCCGCTTCGGCGGCCGCTATGTGCCGGAGACGCTGGTGCCCGCGCTGGACGAGCTGGAACGGGCCTATGCGGAGGCCTCGGCCGACCCGGACTTCCTGGGGGAGTACCGGCGCCTCCTGGCGGAGTACGTGGGGCGGCCGACGCCGCTGACACCGGCGCGGCGCCTGACCGCCCACTACGGGCGGGCCCGCATCTGGCTGAAGCGCGAGGATCTCAACCATACCGGCGCGCACAAGATCAACAACGCCCTCGGCCAGGTGCTCCTGGCCGAGCGGATGGGCAAGCGGCGCATCATCGCCGAGACCGGCGCCGGCCAGCACGGCGTGGCGACGGCCACCGCCTGCGCCCTGCGCGGGCTGGAGTGCACCGTCTACATGGGCGAGGAAGACGTGCGCCGGCAGCGGCTCAACGTCTACCGGATGGAGCTGCTGGGCGCCCGCGTGGTGCCGGTAGAGAGCGGCAGCCGCACGCTGAAGGACGCTATCAACGAGGCGATCCGCGACTGGGTGACGCACGTGGACTCCACGCACTACGTCATCGGCTCGGTGGTGGGCCCGCACCCCTACCCGCGCATGGTGCGCGACTTCCAGTCGGTCATCGGAGAGGAGACGCGGCGCCAGATGCTGGAGGCCGTCGGGAAGCTGCCGGACTTCCTGGTCGCCTGCGTGGGCGGGGGCTCCAACGCCGCCGGCTTCTTCGCCCCCTTCTACGGCGACGCGGAGGTGCGGATGATCGGCGTCGAGGCGGGCGGCCTCGGCCTGGAGACCGGGCGGCACGCCGCCAGCCTCAGCGGCGGCAGCTTCGGGGTACTGCACGGCGCGGCCACCTTCGTTCTCCAGGACGAGGAAGGCCAGGTCCGCCCCGCCTACTCCGTCAGCGCCGGCCTGGACTACCCCGGCGTCGGCCCCGAGCACGCCTTCTACCGGGAGAGCGGGCGCGCCGAATACGTGGCCGTGCCCGACGGCGAGGCGCTGGCCGCGGCGGAGCGCCTCAGCCGCCTGGAGGGCATCCTGCCCGCGCTGGAGAGCGCGCACGCGCTGGCCTACCTGGAGCGGCTGATGCCCGCGACCCGGCCCGACCAGGACGTGGTCGTCAACCTCTCGGGGCGCGGCGACAAGGACGTGGAGATCCTGCTGGCGGCCGGCCTCGGTCGGGATGC